The Glycine soja cultivar W05 chromosome 8, ASM419377v2, whole genome shotgun sequence genome has a window encoding:
- the LOC114422123 gene encoding protein FAR1-RELATED SEQUENCE 6-like: MEGESVSSSSKSQNDVIEKMSLNEGMEDGNGEAPEHGLQKLVQFNEEVEEPKVGMTFPSEQEIFNYYTNFAQHKGFEVYRRTSKMEEDGKKYFTLACVCSRRSENKRSHLLNPYLVTKTQCKARINACLCLDGKIRVLSVALDHNHELCPGKARLIKYTKKSKPQRKRKHDLSNLAGINGDGSIQSPGVEAGEHGSLGFFDKNRRIFIQKASSLRFESGDAEAIQSYFVRMQKINSSFYYVMDLDDDCRLRNVFWADARSKAANEYFGDVVTFDTTYLTNKYNIPLALFLGVNHHGQSVLLGIALLSNEDAETFTWLFQTWLACMSTGHAPIAIITREDRAIKTAIEIVFPKARQRWCLSHIMKRVSEKLRGYPRYESIKTDFDGAVYDSFSKDDFNESWKKLIYSHNLHDNEWLNSLYNERHRWVPVYVKDTFWAGMSTIDRNESVHAFFDGYVCSKTSLKQFFKQFDNAMKDKVEKECLADFNSFNNLIPCRSHFGIEYQFQKVYTNGKFKEFQEEVACIMYCNAAFEKKEGLVSAYSVVESKKIQEAIKYVTFNVQFNEEDFEVQCECHLFEFKGILCRHILSLLKLIRKTESVPSKYVFSHWRKDLKRKHTLVRSSYGDLIANPEAERLDKMCNAFQEVACMGVNTDVDFKKVMKWIDDLKVELSCKKTSTGITETLPIASNMS, encoded by the coding sequence ATGGAAGGAGAAAGTGTTTCAAGTTCAAGTAAGTCACAAAATGATGTCATAGAGAAAATGTCTCTCAATGAGGGCATGGAGGATGGGAATGGGGAAGCGCCAGAGCACGGTCTCCAAAAGTTGGTACAATTTAATGAGGAAGTTGAAGAACCTAAAGTTGGGATGACTTTCCCTTCTGAGCAGGAGATTTTCAATTATTACACTAATTTTGCTCAGCATAAGGGTTTTGAAGTGTATAGAAGAACTTCGAAAATGGAAGAAGATGGGAAGAAATATTTTACACTTGCTTGCGTTTGTTCTAGGAGGTCAGAAAACAAGCGAAGCCATCTTCTGAATCCATATCTTGTTACAAAAACCCAGTGTAAGGCAAGAATTAATGCGTGTTTATGTCTGGATGGAAAGATCAGAGTTTTAAGTGTTGCGCTTGATCATAATCATGAGCTGTGTCCAGGCAAAGCACGGCTTattaaatatactaaaaaatctAAGCctcaaagaaaaaggaaacatgATCTTAGCAATCTGGCTGGGATCAATGGGGATGGAAGTATTCAATCTCCAGGTGTGGAAGCTGGAGAACATGGAAGCCTAggattttttgataaaaatcgtAGGATCTTCATTCAGAAAGCTAGTAGCCTAAGATTTGAGAGTGGAGATGCTGAAGCAATTCAAAGCTATTTTGTTCGaatgcaaaagataaatagtagCTTCTATTATGTGATGGACTTGGATGATGACTGCCGACTAAGAAATGTTTTTTGGGCAGATGCAAGAAGTAAGGCTGCAAATGAGTATTTTGGAGATGTTGTAACTTTTGACACCACATATTTAACAAACAAGTACAACATTCCTCTTGCTCTTTTTCTAGGAGTGAATCACCATGGACAATCAGTATTACTTGGTATTGCTTTGTTGTCAAATGAAGATGCTGAAACTTTTACATGGTTATTTCAGACATGGCTGGCATGCATGTCTACTGGACATGCGCCAATTGCCATCATCACAAGGGAAGATAGAGCAATAAAAACTGCAATTGAGATTGTATTCCCAAAAGCTCGTCAGCGGTGGTGTTTGTCGCACATAATGAAAAGGGTATCTGAAAAGTTGAGAGGATATCCTCGGTATGAGTCAATCAAAACAGATTTTGATGGTGCTGTATATGATTCTTTTAGTAAAGATGATTTCAATGAGAGttggaaaaaattaatttatagtcATAACCTTCATGACAATGAATGGTTGAATAGCCTGTATAATGAGCGCCACCGATGGGTTCCTGTGTATGTCAAAGACACATTTTGGGCTGGAATGTCTACAATAGATAGAAATGAAAGTGTGCATGCATTTTTTGATGGATATGTTTGCTCAAAAACAAGTTTAAAGCAGTTTTTTAAGCAGTTTGACAATgctatgaaagataaagttgAAAAAGAGTGCTTAGCAGATTTTAATtcctttaataatttaattcctTGTAGAAGCCATTTTGGTATTGAGTACCAATTTCAAAAAGTTTATACCAATGGGAAATTCAAAGAGTTTCAAGAAGAGGTAGCCTGTATCATGTATTGCAATGCTGCCTTTGAGAAGAAAGAAGGCTTGGTTTCAGCATATTCTGTTGTGGAGAGTAAAAAGATTCAAGAAGCAATCAAATATGTAACTTTCAATGTACaatttaatgaagaagattttgaAGTGCAATGTGAATGTCATTTGTTTGAGTTTAAAGGTATTTTATGCAGACATATCCTCTCTTTGCTCAAGCTCATAAGGAAAACAGAGTCAGTGCCATCTAAGTATGTTTTCTCGCATTGGAGGAAAGATTTGAAGCGGAAACACACGTTAGTCAGAAGTAGTTATGGTGATTTAATTGCTAATCCTGAAGCAGAACG